From Microbacterium sp. LWH11-1.2, one genomic window encodes:
- a CDS encoding aldehyde dehydrogenase family protein codes for MTYPALRTWIGGVAEESPESDGTWLHDPNTAEPLAASASSTLEQVDRAVAAAREAHDDARWRGLAPERRAEKLIALADWLDERTEEVARLDALNSGVPISVTRLFGGANGATLRDAAQRAAAVGDVRDLPSAQGGVRLHRVPWGPTALILPWNAPSAMAVKKTAFALAAGATVVLKPSSFSPWSAQLLLEGVHAAGIPDGVVGLVQGSGGIGRALVADERIAAISMTGSTPTGRAIAATAAPRFARLQLELGSNNPAIVRADADLDAAAKALTDGVLKLSGQWCEAPRRVLVDRARRDELAGLLIAEFGRRAIGSSLDDATEVGPVAFAGRRDELAAQRDRLREAGAEALSVSQTPAQGWFFAPTVAVLDGPGLADEVFGPMLLVGGYADEDEAVALANTGQVGLAGYVFGADEEAATALGTRLVAGEVKVNGTSVLDMSPESAQSFFGASGLGGHGDDDVLDFFVGKQVVGSDRPGLPL; via the coding sequence ATGACCTACCCCGCCCTGCGCACCTGGATCGGCGGCGTCGCCGAGGAGAGCCCCGAGAGCGACGGCACGTGGCTGCACGACCCGAACACAGCGGAGCCGCTGGCCGCGTCGGCGTCGAGCACGCTCGAGCAGGTCGACCGCGCGGTGGCCGCCGCGCGGGAGGCGCATGACGACGCGCGCTGGCGCGGTCTCGCACCGGAGCGACGGGCCGAGAAGCTCATCGCCCTCGCCGACTGGCTCGACGAGCGCACCGAGGAGGTCGCCCGCCTCGATGCGCTCAACAGCGGCGTCCCGATCTCGGTCACGCGACTGTTCGGCGGGGCGAACGGCGCGACGCTGCGGGATGCCGCACAGCGCGCGGCGGCCGTCGGCGACGTGCGCGACCTGCCCTCCGCGCAGGGCGGCGTGCGGCTGCACCGGGTGCCGTGGGGTCCGACCGCGCTGATCCTGCCCTGGAACGCGCCGTCGGCGATGGCCGTCAAGAAGACGGCGTTCGCGCTCGCGGCGGGAGCGACCGTCGTGCTCAAGCCCTCGTCGTTCTCGCCGTGGAGCGCCCAGCTGCTGCTCGAGGGCGTGCACGCGGCGGGCATCCCCGACGGAGTGGTCGGGCTCGTGCAAGGCAGCGGAGGGATCGGACGCGCCCTGGTCGCGGACGAGCGGATCGCCGCGATCTCGATGACGGGATCCACGCCGACGGGCCGGGCGATCGCCGCGACGGCCGCCCCGCGCTTCGCCCGGCTGCAGCTGGAGCTCGGCTCCAACAACCCCGCCATCGTCCGCGCGGATGCCGACCTGGATGCTGCGGCGAAGGCGCTGACCGACGGCGTTCTCAAGCTGTCCGGCCAGTGGTGCGAGGCGCCGCGGCGCGTGCTCGTCGACCGGGCACGCCGCGACGAGCTGGCGGGACTACTGATCGCCGAGTTCGGACGGCGCGCGATCGGATCGAGCCTCGACGACGCGACCGAGGTGGGGCCCGTCGCCTTCGCCGGCCGCCGCGATGAGCTCGCCGCGCAACGGGATCGGCTGAGGGAGGCCGGCGCGGAGGCGCTGAGCGTCTCGCAGACCCCGGCGCAGGGCTGGTTCTTCGCACCCACGGTGGCGGTGCTCGACGGGCCGGGTCTCGCCGACGAGGTGTTCGGACCGATGCTGCTCGTGGGCGGCTACGCCGACGAGGACGAAGCCGTCGCCCTCGCGAACACCGGCCAGGTCGGGCTCGCCGGCTACGTGTTCGGCGCCGACGAGGAGGCCGCGACCGCACTCGGCACCCGGCTCGTCGCAGGAGAGGTCAAGGTCAACGGCACGAGCGTTCTCGACATGTCGCCGGAATCGGCGCAGAGCTTCTTCGGCGCGAGCGGTCTCGGCGGGCACGGAGACGACGATGTGCTTGACTTCTTCGTGGGGAAGCAGGTCGTGGGCTCCGATCGCCCAGGGCTCCCCCTCTGA
- a CDS encoding FCD domain-containing protein, translated as MSERDDAPHDFSRAVLQPVSGYQAVAGFLRREMALGRIRPGDRLPPERRLSEQLGVSRETLRQALRILEGSGQIVISRGASGGAIVQDAALDPRLIREEVRTRSGEIGELTEFRAIVESGGAALAAVRRSEDDLEAMAQAQRDLAEAATKAESRIADTDFHIALAEASGNSFVRDAVEEARVRMFEPVDLISFDFVKESSWDAHEQILEAVRRGDAVAADAAMRAHLQTTREEFTRVVES; from the coding sequence ATGAGCGAGCGTGACGACGCGCCGCACGACTTCTCCCGTGCGGTGCTGCAGCCCGTGTCCGGGTACCAGGCCGTCGCCGGTTTCCTGCGGCGCGAGATGGCGCTCGGGCGCATCCGGCCCGGCGATCGACTTCCACCCGAGCGGCGGCTCTCCGAGCAGCTGGGCGTCTCGCGAGAGACCCTCCGGCAGGCCCTGCGCATCCTCGAGGGGAGCGGTCAGATCGTGATCTCGCGCGGCGCTTCCGGCGGCGCGATCGTGCAGGATGCCGCACTGGACCCGCGGCTCATCCGCGAAGAGGTCCGCACGCGTTCAGGCGAGATCGGCGAGCTCACCGAGTTCCGCGCGATCGTCGAATCCGGCGGGGCGGCGCTGGCCGCTGTCCGCCGCAGCGAGGACGATCTGGAGGCGATGGCGCAGGCTCAGCGCGACCTCGCGGAGGCCGCCACGAAGGCGGAGTCGCGCATCGCCGACACGGACTTCCACATCGCGCTCGCCGAGGCGTCGGGCAACTCCTTCGTGCGCGACGCGGTCGAGGAGGCGAGGGTGCGGATGTTCGAGCCCGTCGACCTGATCAGCTTCGACTTCGTGAAGGAGTCGAGCTGGGACGCGCACGAGCAGATCCTCGAGGCCGTGCGCCGTGGCGATGCCGTGGCTGCGGATGCCGCGATGCGCGCGCATCTGCAGACGACGCGCGAGGAGTTCACCCGCGTCGTCGAATCCTGA
- a CDS encoding low specificity L-threonine aldolase produces MSLTHDPAIRGFASDNYSGIHPEVLAAIAAANGGHQVAYGEDAYTVRLQEVFQAQFGEGVQAFPVFNGTGANVTGLQSMLPRWGAVIAASTAHINVDEGGAPEKIGGFKLLTVPTDDGKLTPELIDREAWGWGDEHRAQPLVVSITQSTELGTLYTADEIRAIADHAHERGMKLHLDGARLSNAAAALDLPLRAFTRDAGVDVLSFGGTKNGAMLGEAVVVLNPAASDGLIYSRKFNMQLSSKMRFVSAQLIALLEGDLWLRNARHSNAMAARLRASVEAGIADGSIRGVSFTQPTQSNGVFATLPDGVADSLRESFRFYDWDAARNEVRWMCSFDTEESDVDAFVAELSRLTTA; encoded by the coding sequence GTGAGCCTTACGCATGACCCCGCGATCCGGGGATTCGCCAGTGACAACTACTCCGGCATCCACCCCGAGGTCCTCGCGGCGATCGCCGCGGCGAACGGGGGCCACCAGGTCGCCTACGGCGAGGACGCGTACACCGTGCGCCTGCAGGAGGTCTTCCAGGCGCAGTTCGGCGAGGGCGTGCAGGCGTTCCCGGTGTTCAACGGCACCGGCGCGAACGTCACGGGCCTGCAGTCGATGCTCCCGCGGTGGGGTGCGGTGATCGCGGCCTCCACCGCGCACATCAACGTCGACGAGGGCGGTGCCCCCGAGAAGATCGGCGGATTCAAGCTGCTCACCGTCCCGACCGACGACGGCAAGCTCACCCCCGAGCTCATCGACCGCGAGGCCTGGGGCTGGGGCGATGAGCACCGCGCGCAGCCGCTGGTCGTCTCGATCACGCAGTCCACCGAACTCGGCACCCTGTACACGGCCGACGAGATCCGCGCGATCGCGGACCATGCCCACGAGCGCGGCATGAAGCTGCACCTCGACGGCGCGCGCCTGTCGAACGCCGCCGCTGCCCTCGACCTGCCGCTGCGCGCCTTCACGCGCGACGCCGGCGTCGACGTGCTCAGCTTCGGCGGCACGAAGAACGGCGCGATGCTCGGCGAAGCCGTCGTCGTGCTGAACCCCGCGGCATCCGACGGTCTCATCTACTCGCGCAAGTTCAACATGCAGCTCTCCTCGAAGATGCGCTTCGTCTCGGCCCAGCTGATCGCGCTGCTCGAGGGCGACCTGTGGCTGCGCAACGCCCGGCACTCCAACGCGATGGCCGCGCGCCTCCGGGCATCCGTCGAGGCGGGCATCGCCGACGGCTCGATCCGCGGCGTCTCGTTCACGCAGCCGACCCAGTCGAACGGCGTCTTCGCGACGCTCCCCGACGGCGTCGCCGACAGCCTGCGCGAGTCCTTCCGCTTCTACGACTGGGATGCCGCGCGCAACGAGGTGCGCTGGATGTGCAGCTTCGACACCGAGGAGTCCGACGTCGACGCGTTCGTCGCGGAGCTGTCGCGCCTCACCACGGCCTGA
- a CDS encoding MFS transporter translates to MERTAAKTAFANVLVNTLIANVTTSFLWFALTFWVYIETQSVLATGIIGGAYMLFIAFFAMLFGTIVDRHRKHTVMLLSSVISAVAFLIAGVLYVWQGEAPLLDLGGPWFWLFSGIILFGGVIEQLRNIALSTTVTLLVPEEKRANANGLVGTVQGIAFLVTSVFSGLSIGFLGMGWTLAIAIGAMAVTFAHLLFIRIPEGTPEPDPNGKSALDFRGSVQAIRLAPGLFALIIFSTFNNLIGGVYMALMDPYGLTLFDAQTWGFALAFASTGFLIGGGLVAKFGLGRKPVRTMLLVVIAMGLLGSVFMLREWWPLYVIGMWVYMALVPPVEAAEQTVIQKVVPFERQGRVFGVAAAMEAAAAPITAFLIAPLAEFLIIPYMDSSAGQRQWGWLLGEGEARGIALICLFAGLVMVVAATLAFFTRSYRHLTELYATAPDPMPEDEDGQGTSTPEAAANDAGDERELPEQRGVDAPAPVRGSPPELPERSI, encoded by the coding sequence ATGGAGCGCACCGCAGCGAAGACCGCATTCGCCAACGTCCTCGTCAACACGCTCATCGCGAACGTGACGACGAGCTTCCTGTGGTTCGCGCTCACGTTCTGGGTGTACATCGAGACGCAGTCCGTGCTGGCGACCGGCATCATCGGCGGCGCCTACATGCTCTTCATCGCGTTCTTCGCGATGCTGTTCGGCACGATCGTCGATCGGCACCGCAAGCACACGGTCATGCTGCTGTCGAGCGTGATCTCGGCCGTGGCGTTTCTCATCGCCGGCGTGCTCTACGTCTGGCAGGGCGAGGCGCCGCTCCTCGACCTCGGCGGCCCCTGGTTCTGGCTGTTCTCGGGAATCATCCTGTTCGGCGGGGTGATCGAGCAGCTGCGCAACATCGCGCTGTCCACCACGGTCACCCTCCTCGTGCCGGAGGAGAAGCGCGCGAACGCCAACGGACTCGTCGGCACCGTGCAGGGCATCGCGTTCCTGGTGACGAGCGTGTTCTCCGGACTCTCGATCGGGTTCCTCGGCATGGGATGGACGCTCGCGATCGCGATCGGGGCGATGGCCGTCACGTTCGCCCACCTGCTGTTCATCCGCATCCCCGAGGGCACGCCGGAACCCGATCCGAACGGCAAGAGCGCGCTGGACTTCCGTGGCAGCGTGCAGGCGATCCGGCTCGCGCCCGGGCTGTTCGCCCTGATCATCTTCTCCACGTTCAACAACCTCATCGGCGGCGTCTACATGGCGCTGATGGACCCGTACGGGCTCACGCTGTTCGACGCGCAGACCTGGGGCTTCGCTCTGGCGTTCGCCTCGACCGGTTTCCTGATCGGCGGCGGCCTGGTGGCGAAGTTCGGCCTCGGGCGCAAACCCGTGCGCACGATGCTGCTCGTCGTTATCGCGATGGGGCTGCTCGGCTCGGTCTTCATGCTGCGCGAGTGGTGGCCGCTGTACGTGATCGGCATGTGGGTCTACATGGCCCTGGTCCCGCCGGTCGAGGCCGCGGAGCAGACCGTGATCCAGAAGGTCGTGCCTTTCGAGCGCCAGGGGAGGGTGTTCGGCGTGGCCGCGGCCATGGAGGCGGCGGCAGCCCCGATCACCGCGTTCCTCATCGCGCCGCTCGCGGAGTTCCTCATCATCCCGTACATGGACAGCTCCGCGGGGCAGCGGCAGTGGGGCTGGCTGCTCGGCGAGGGCGAGGCGCGCGGCATCGCGCTGATCTGCCTGTTCGCGGGCCTCGTGATGGTCGTCGCCGCCACGCTGGCCTTCTTCACGCGCTCGTATCGCCACCTCACCGAGCTGTACGCGACCGCGCCGGATCCGATGCCCGAAGACGAGGATGGGCAGGGCACGAGCACTCCGGAAGCCGCGGCGAACGATGCAGGTGATGAGCGAGAGCTGCCCGAGCAGCGAGGTGTCGATGCACCCGCACCGGTGCGCGGGTCGCCTCCGGAACTGCCCGAGCGGTCGATCTGA
- a CDS encoding SDR family oxidoreductase, with protein sequence MTVIDRTIVLAGATSASGLALARALVDAGARVVATGRSVERLQPLKDAGAEVEVADATSLDDMTALAARLGPVDGVISLVGGWRGGGGLAGQSDDDFRALLPALEAVRATSRAFDGALRASDAGRFAMVSATAVARPLAGGANYAAVKAASEAWTRAVAQGYAKAARDADEPLRAASVAFRAKALDPAALAPAIVALWDSDAAELNDRIVDLA encoded by the coding sequence ATGACCGTCATCGACCGCACCATCGTCCTCGCCGGAGCGACCAGCGCCTCCGGCCTCGCCCTCGCACGGGCTCTGGTCGACGCCGGCGCGCGCGTCGTCGCCACGGGCCGCTCGGTCGAGCGACTTCAGCCGCTGAAGGATGCCGGTGCCGAGGTCGAGGTCGCCGACGCGACATCGCTCGACGACATGACCGCTCTCGCTGCGCGCCTCGGTCCCGTGGACGGCGTGATCTCGCTCGTCGGGGGCTGGCGCGGCGGCGGCGGGCTCGCCGGGCAGTCCGACGATGACTTCCGTGCCCTGCTGCCCGCACTCGAGGCGGTGCGTGCGACGAGCCGCGCCTTCGACGGAGCGCTGCGCGCATCGGATGCCGGGCGATTCGCGATGGTCTCCGCGACAGCGGTGGCTCGACCGCTCGCCGGCGGGGCGAACTACGCGGCCGTGAAGGCGGCGAGCGAGGCGTGGACCCGCGCGGTCGCGCAGGGGTACGCGAAGGCCGCGCGGGATGCGGACGAGCCGCTGCGCGCAGCATCCGTCGCCTTCCGCGCGAAGGCTCTCGATCCGGCCGCGCTCGCGCCGGCGATCGTCGCGCTGTGGGACTCGGATGCCGCCGAGCTCAACGACCGGATCGTCGACCTGGCCTGA
- a CDS encoding DUF6421 family protein — translation MSIISANSSAAQAIVGEPEVVEDTSTGSVQAHSASEGVEDSAAWAQLKDAAIAIRELQVKDGSIPEASTDSAVHGKATELVAAITAGIRALAPVFPHDADYLAASIVDFDRWASEGFGVPDFLDSLVAFQPQQHRVDGIRHLVVFPMYTQNGSSDRLVEALIVETIWPEFIADLEAGDYGNKLFVSLRLVDFTPGYDTNSAVLFPETVAMRKIPSFTWGAIFQDREAARYRRVTRAAAEITKLDLPERAAAMLDDQALTERAFVMWDIIHDRTHMRGDLPFDPFMIKQRMPFFLYSLEELRCDLTAFRESVKIERSLAARASAGEDLTAIEQETLDQAGLVQYAVIFDRIFRFAITGSRVRNYDGLGGQLLFAWLHQRGVLHWTDTALAFDWDAVPDAVVALGDAIDELYWRSIDRPKTAHWLAAYDLVRSVLTPHPASNWARGLSDEILSGAPKGYTDAVLDDEFPLSMFFEALDKKMKPVIESTVGIRGTDD, via the coding sequence ATGTCCATCATTTCCGCCAACAGCTCCGCTGCACAGGCCATCGTCGGCGAACCCGAGGTCGTCGAGGACACTTCGACAGGCTCAGTGCAGGCGCACTCTGCATCGGAGGGCGTCGAGGACTCCGCCGCCTGGGCGCAGTTGAAGGATGCCGCGATCGCGATCCGCGAGCTGCAGGTCAAGGACGGTTCGATCCCGGAGGCATCGACCGACTCGGCCGTCCACGGGAAGGCCACCGAGCTCGTCGCGGCCATCACCGCCGGCATCCGCGCTCTGGCTCCCGTGTTCCCGCACGACGCCGACTACCTGGCCGCCTCGATCGTCGACTTCGACCGCTGGGCGTCGGAGGGCTTCGGAGTGCCGGACTTCCTCGACTCGCTCGTGGCCTTCCAGCCGCAGCAGCACCGCGTCGACGGCATCCGCCACCTCGTGGTCTTCCCGATGTACACGCAGAACGGTTCCAGCGACCGCCTCGTCGAGGCGCTCATCGTCGAGACCATCTGGCCGGAGTTCATCGCCGACCTCGAAGCCGGCGACTACGGCAACAAGCTGTTCGTCTCGCTGCGCCTCGTGGACTTCACCCCCGGCTACGACACGAACTCGGCCGTGCTCTTCCCCGAGACCGTCGCCATGCGCAAGATCCCGTCCTTCACCTGGGGTGCGATCTTCCAGGACCGCGAGGCCGCGCGCTACCGGCGCGTGACCCGTGCCGCCGCCGAGATCACGAAGCTCGACCTGCCGGAGCGCGCCGCCGCGATGCTCGACGACCAGGCGCTGACCGAGCGCGCGTTCGTGATGTGGGACATCATCCACGACCGCACGCACATGCGCGGCGACCTGCCGTTCGACCCGTTCATGATCAAGCAGCGGATGCCGTTCTTCCTCTACTCGCTCGAGGAGCTGCGCTGCGACCTGACCGCCTTCCGCGAGTCGGTGAAGATCGAGCGGTCGCTCGCCGCCCGCGCATCGGCCGGCGAGGACCTCACCGCGATCGAGCAGGAGACGCTCGACCAGGCCGGTCTCGTGCAGTACGCCGTGATCTTCGACCGCATCTTCCGGTTCGCGATCACGGGCTCGCGCGTGCGCAACTACGACGGCCTCGGTGGCCAGCTGCTGTTCGCCTGGCTGCACCAGCGCGGCGTGCTGCACTGGACCGACACGGCCCTCGCATTCGACTGGGACGCTGTCCCCGATGCGGTCGTCGCTCTGGGCGACGCGATCGACGAGCTCTACTGGCGCTCGATCGACCGTCCGAAGACCGCGCACTGGCTCGCGGCCTACGACCTGGTCCGCAGCGTGCTCACGCCGCACCCGGCGTCGAACTGGGCCCGCGGGCTCTCGGACGAGATCCTCTCCGGAGCCCCGAAGGGCTACACCGACGCCGTGCTGGACGACGAGTTCCCGCTGTCGATGTTCTTCGAGGCCCTCGACAAGAAGATGAAGCCCGTGATCGAGTCGACGGTCGGCATCCGCGGCACCGACGACTGA
- a CDS encoding Lrp/AsnC family transcriptional regulator gives MDDSVDRAIVAEIARDGRATLSQLSEAIGLSVSAVQSRLRRLETRGVISGYRAILDPELVGTPLSAFIEITPLDPAQPDNAPELLEHLDAIEACHSIAGDASYMLFVRVASPRALEELVRDVRTAANVSTRTTVVLQTYYEHRPIIPLATEA, from the coding sequence ATGGATGATTCTGTCGACCGCGCGATCGTCGCGGAGATCGCCCGCGACGGCCGGGCCACGCTGTCCCAGCTGTCCGAGGCGATCGGTCTCTCGGTCTCTGCCGTGCAGTCGCGACTGCGTCGCCTCGAGACGCGCGGCGTGATCTCCGGCTACCGTGCCATCCTCGATCCCGAACTGGTGGGCACGCCGCTGTCCGCGTTCATCGAGATCACGCCCCTCGACCCGGCGCAGCCCGACAACGCCCCCGAACTGCTCGAGCACCTCGACGCGATCGAGGCATGCCACTCGATCGCGGGCGATGCCAGCTACATGCTGTTCGTGCGCGTCGCCTCGCCGCGCGCGCTCGAGGAACTGGTGCGCGACGTGCGCACGGCGGCGAACGTCAGCACCCGGACCACGGTCGTCCTGCAGACGTACTACGAGCACCGGCCGATCATCCCGCTCGCCACCGAGGCGTAG
- a CDS encoding DUF5937 family protein — protein sequence MDRNSVPVEGVEHPDHRVEFHLSPGDIQAVRFGISPGHELAHAVRVLLRPEQHPLQWGWLRVVRDRLPHDAFGLLVAVIGGDGYLPDFLTAAPHWEMTPEAELAALRDAPLEGMRVDFGKMVLRSTGARQRALREMQHDPARARRMIADAWSEVWDAALAPVWPQLERLLRADVAVRSRTIATAGIARMAGALHPQVSWGADAVRVSLRRHSEQVDCHGSGLVLVPSVLSSWGCMVLTEPPAQPTLFYPARGVTAGWARDETEIADALGALLGPARAGILLRAGTARTTSQVAREAGIAASTASHHLTVLREAGLIASERDGARMLHLRSPLGEAMVGAVL from the coding sequence GTGGATCGAAACAGCGTGCCGGTCGAGGGTGTCGAGCATCCGGATCACCGGGTCGAGTTCCACCTGAGCCCAGGAGACATCCAGGCGGTGCGGTTCGGGATCTCCCCCGGACACGAACTGGCCCACGCCGTGCGGGTGCTGCTGCGACCCGAGCAGCACCCGCTGCAGTGGGGGTGGCTCCGCGTCGTCCGCGACCGCCTCCCGCATGACGCCTTCGGCCTGCTCGTGGCGGTGATCGGCGGCGACGGGTATCTGCCCGACTTCCTCACCGCTGCTCCGCACTGGGAGATGACCCCGGAGGCCGAGCTGGCCGCCCTGCGCGATGCCCCGCTCGAGGGGATGCGCGTGGACTTCGGCAAGATGGTGCTCCGTTCGACCGGCGCGCGGCAGCGGGCGCTGCGCGAGATGCAGCACGATCCCGCTCGCGCTCGGCGCATGATCGCCGACGCCTGGTCGGAGGTGTGGGATGCCGCGCTCGCGCCGGTGTGGCCGCAGCTCGAGCGTCTGCTGCGCGCCGACGTCGCGGTGCGATCCCGCACGATCGCGACGGCGGGCATCGCGCGCATGGCCGGAGCCCTCCACCCGCAGGTGAGCTGGGGCGCAGACGCCGTGCGGGTCTCGCTCCGTCGGCACAGCGAGCAGGTCGACTGCCACGGCAGCGGGCTGGTGCTCGTGCCGTCGGTCCTGTCGTCGTGGGGGTGCATGGTGCTCACCGAGCCGCCGGCGCAGCCGACCCTGTTCTACCCGGCGCGCGGCGTGACCGCGGGCTGGGCACGAGACGAGACCGAGATCGCGGATGCTCTGGGCGCCCTGCTCGGCCCCGCGAGGGCCGGCATCCTGCTCCGCGCGGGGACCGCGCGCACGACCTCGCAGGTCGCCAGGGAGGCCGGGATCGCGGCGTCGACGGCCTCGCATCATCTCACCGTGCTCCGCGAGGCCGGGCTGATCGCCAGCGAGCGCGACGGCGCACGGATGCTGCACCTGCGCTCACCCCTCGGCGAGGCCATGGTCGGCGCGGTGCTCTGA
- a CDS encoding cupin domain-containing protein, whose amino-acid sequence MNSTELLPEGIIAAADIRIGTGRSRRFVGAEHGAAVSYFYVENQPGEGPGLHWHPYPETWVVLEGTARITVGDDTFVAGAGDTATGPAFTPHCFTNVGDGVLKIIGIHASATIIQTFLDED is encoded by the coding sequence ATGAACAGCACAGAACTCCTCCCCGAAGGAATCATCGCCGCTGCTGACATCCGTATCGGCACCGGTCGCAGCCGCCGGTTCGTCGGCGCCGAGCACGGCGCAGCCGTCTCGTACTTCTATGTCGAGAATCAGCCGGGCGAGGGCCCGGGCCTGCACTGGCATCCCTATCCTGAGACCTGGGTCGTGCTCGAGGGCACCGCTCGCATCACCGTCGGCGACGACACCTTCGTCGCGGGCGCCGGAGACACCGCCACCGGTCCCGCGTTCACACCGCACTGCTTCACGAACGTCGGGGACGGCGTCCTGAAGATCATCGGCATCCACGCATCCGCCACCATCATCCAGACGTTCCTCGACGAGGACTGA
- a CDS encoding DUF4287 domain-containing protein: protein MSFQAYLDKVETQTGLTPRQFIALAKEQGFDETTKSTVVLNWLKEEYSLGHGHAQAMVHVILKGPKISDKHVGKGGAHGDKSDTLWLDGKDSNPNP from the coding sequence ATGTCCTTCCAGGCATACCTCGACAAGGTCGAGACCCAGACCGGCCTCACCCCGCGGCAGTTCATCGCTCTCGCGAAGGAGCAGGGCTTCGACGAGACCACCAAGTCCACCGTCGTCCTGAACTGGCTCAAAGAGGAGTACAGCCTCGGGCACGGACACGCGCAGGCGATGGTCCACGTGATCCTCAAGGGGCCGAAGATCAGCGACAAGCACGTCGGCAAGGGCGGCGCGCACGGAGACAAGTCCGACACGCTCTGGCTCGACGGCAAGGACAGCAACCCGAATCCCTGA
- a CDS encoding 1,4-dihydroxy-2-naphthoate polyprenyltransferase: MAASSQRKKKSTGAKRTPARTSGNPAKRSGNPAKRPVIEAGPVTASDWIGAARLRTLPLAVAPVVIGTGAARSTGPEFHWVIALACLAVAVLLQIGVNFTNDYSDGIRGTDAHRVGPARLTASGRVKPRTVLIIGLIFFALAAAVGVAIVVRTGQWWMLAIGAACIVAAWFYTGGKRPYGYYGLGEVFVFVFFGLVATLGTTWVQIFDLPQQAWLGAIAAGLFACAVLLANNLRDIDQDREVGKRTLTVLIGRRATQVLFTLFVLAPFGIAVFLALLFPIAWIALLALLAGLPAILIVWTYRQPRELVVALALTSLTALLYAGALFWAFVG, encoded by the coding sequence GTGGCAGCATCCTCACAGCGCAAGAAGAAGAGCACGGGCGCGAAGCGCACCCCGGCCCGCACGAGCGGCAACCCGGCGAAGCGCAGCGGCAACCCCGCGAAGCGCCCGGTGATCGAAGCGGGCCCCGTCACGGCGTCCGACTGGATCGGCGCTGCGCGCCTGCGGACCCTGCCGCTCGCGGTGGCTCCCGTGGTCATCGGCACCGGAGCCGCGCGCAGCACCGGACCGGAGTTCCACTGGGTCATCGCGCTCGCCTGCCTCGCCGTCGCCGTGCTGCTGCAGATCGGCGTGAACTTCACGAACGACTACAGCGACGGCATCCGCGGCACCGATGCGCACCGGGTCGGACCCGCGCGTCTCACCGCCTCGGGCCGGGTGAAGCCGCGCACCGTGCTCATCATCGGACTGATCTTCTTCGCCCTCGCCGCCGCCGTCGGCGTCGCGATCGTGGTGCGGACGGGACAGTGGTGGATGCTCGCCATCGGCGCTGCCTGCATCGTCGCCGCCTGGTTCTACACCGGCGGCAAGCGCCCGTACGGGTACTACGGCCTCGGCGAGGTGTTCGTCTTCGTCTTCTTCGGGCTCGTCGCCACGCTCGGCACCACCTGGGTGCAGATCTTCGACCTGCCGCAGCAGGCGTGGCTCGGGGCGATCGCGGCCGGCCTTTTCGCGTGCGCGGTGCTGCTCGCCAACAACCTCCGCGACATCGATCAGGACCGCGAGGTCGGCAAGCGCACCCTGACGGTGCTGATCGGCCGTCGCGCGACCCAGGTGCTGTTCACGCTCTTCGTGCTCGCGCCGTTCGGAATCGCGGTGTTCCTCGCTCTGCTGTTCCCGATCGCCTGGATCGCGCTGCTCGCGCTGCTGGCGGGACTCCCGGCCATCCTGATCGTGTGGACCTATCGTCAGCCGCGCGAGCTGGTGGTCGCCCTCGCGCTCACCTCGCTCACCGCGCTGCTGTATGCGGGCGCGCTGTTCTGGGCGTTCGTCGGCTGA
- a CDS encoding DUF4229 domain-containing protein, whose product MKKTAPFLVYTVLRLLAFLVPLAILWFFFPIFREFWWLAAIFSALIGVSISMLFLRAPLTDASARLLERRESRTSGARTDADAEAEDEAIDGDSRA is encoded by the coding sequence GTGAAGAAGACCGCCCCTTTCCTCGTCTACACCGTGCTGCGGCTGCTGGCGTTCCTCGTCCCGCTCGCGATCCTCTGGTTCTTCTTCCCGATCTTCCGCGAGTTCTGGTGGCTCGCCGCGATCTTCTCGGCCCTCATCGGCGTGAGCATCTCGATGCTGTTCCTGCGCGCCCCCCTGACCGATGCCTCCGCTCGCCTGCTCGAGCGTCGCGAGAGCCGCACCTCGGGCGCCCGGACCGACGCGGACGCCGAAGCCGAGGACGAGGCGATCGACGGAGACTCGAGGGCCTGA